Proteins from a genomic interval of Danio rerio strain Tuebingen ecotype United States chromosome 4, GRCz12tu, whole genome shotgun sequence:
- the LOC137491451 gene encoding uncharacterized protein, producing MHGHVTWTTDSTAKNIVTLQTTAASPGKTSVTSPLSSVPIKEKTACEPTTLLNFLEPTKPWERDWHPLQEKLLDYVLDRNRPGSEIIVKEGKVCLIREEFWSLGLLRDMDSHIGNACMKLIFEMARQIGKDIYIEDFYVVPVWKETPNNIVTGLPEDADLKDLLAFPAWTNANGPDHFVVCENCLPSGSWDMD from the exons atgcatgGACATGTCACTTG GACCACTGACAGCACTGCCAAAAATATTGTGACTTTACAAACGACCGCTGCATCACCAGGCAAAACATCAGTCACATCTCCTCTGTCATCAGTACCAATTAAAGAAAAAACAGCTTGTGAACCTACCACTCTTCTGAATTTTTTGGAACCTACTAAGCCTTGGGAGAGGGACTGGCATCCATTACAAGAGAAACTG CTTGATTATGTGCTGGACCGAAATCGCCCTGGCAGTGAAATAATTGTGAAGGAGGGGAAAGTGTGCCTTATTCGAGAAGAATTTTGGAGCCTTGGATTGTTGAGGGACATGGACTCCCAT ATTGGAAACGCCTGCATGAAGCTTATTTTTGAAATGGCTCGACAAATT GGCAAGGACATATACATTGAGGACTTTTATGTTGTCCCTGTGTGGAAAGAAACTCCTAACAACATTGTTACTGGATTACCG GAAGATGCAGACTTGAAAGACCTGTTAGCCTTTCCAGCATGGACAAATGCCAATGGACCAGACCACTTTGTTGTCTgt GAAAATTGCTTACCAAGTGGATCATGGGACATGGACTGA